A region from the Panicum hallii strain FIL2 chromosome 1, PHallii_v3.1, whole genome shotgun sequence genome encodes:
- the LOC112873110 gene encoding growth-regulating factor 4-like — translation MAMPYASLSPAGADHRSSTATASLLPFCRATPLSVSPASDGGLAEDAQVGARWGAARPVPFTPAQYEELEQQALIYKYLVAGVPVPPDLVLPIRRGLDSLATRFYGHPTLGYGSYFGKKLDPEPGRCRRTDGKKWRCSKEAAPDSKYCERHMHRGRNRSRKPVETQLVPPSQPPATAAASPAAPLAAAANGSSFQNQSLYPAIAGSTGGVGGASNMSSPFSSPLGSSPLHMDNAASYAALGCGTAKDLRYNAYGIRSLADEHNQLIAEAIDSSMENQWRLPPSQNSSFPLSSYPQLGALSDLGPNTVSSLSKMDRQPLSFLGSDFGGVDSGKQENQTLRPFFDEWPKARDSWPGLSNDNTNLASFPATQLSISIPMASSDFSVASSQSPNDD, via the exons ATGGCGATGCCGTATGCCTCTCTTTCCCCGGCAGGCGCCGACCACcgctcctccaccgccaccgcctccctcctccccttCTGCCGCGCCACCCCGCTCTCGGTCTCGCC GGCTAGCGACGGCGGGCTGGCGGAGGACGCGCAGGTGGGCGCGAGGTggggggcggcgaggccggtgcCGTTCACGCCGGCGCAGTacgaggagctggagcagcagGCGCTCATATACAAGTACCTGGTCGCCGGCGTCCCCGTCCCGCCGGATCTCGTGCTCCCCATCCGCCGCGGTCTCGACTCCCTCGCCACCCGCTTCTACGGTCACCCCACAC TTGGGTACGGATCGTACTTCGGCAAGAAGCTGGATCCGGAGCCGGGCCGGTGCCGGCGTACGGACGGCAAGAAGTGGCGATGCTCCAAGGAGGCCGCCCCGGACTCCAAGTACTGCGAGCGTCACATGCACCGCGGCCGCAACCGTTCAAGAAAGCCTGTGGAAACGCAGCTCGTGCCCCCGTCccagccgccggccaccgcggccgcctcccccgcggcgcccctggccgccgccgccaacggCAGCAGCTTCCAGAACCAGTCCCTTTACCCGGCCATCGCTGGCAGCACTGGTGGAGTCGGCGGAGCCAGCAACATGTCCAGCCCGTTCTCCTCGCCGTTGGGGTCGTCTCCGCTGCACATGGACAATGCTGCCAGCTACGCAGCTCTTGGTTGTGGAACGGCCAAGGATCTCAG GTACAATGCTTATGGAATAAGGTCATTGGCAGACGAGCACAATCAGCTCATTGCAGAAGCCATTGACTCGTCAATGGAGAACCAGTGGCGCCTCCCGCCGTCCCAAAACTCCTCGTTCCCCCTCTCGAGCTACCCCCAGCTCGGGGCGCTGAGCGACCTGGGTCCGAACACGGTCAGCTCGCTCTCGAAGATGGACAGGCAGCCACTCTCCTTCCTAGGCAGCGACTTCGGGGGCGTCGACTCCGGGAAGCAGGAGAACCAGACGCTGCGGCCCTTCTTCGACGAGTGGCCCAAGGCGAGGGACTCCTGGCCGGGCCTCTCCAACGACAACACTAACCTCGCCTCGTTCCCGGCGACCCAGCTGTCGATCTCCATCCCCATGGCGTCCTCGGACTTCTCCGTGGCCAGCTCCCAGTCGCCGAACG ATGATTAA